Proteins encoded within one genomic window of Couchioplanes caeruleus:
- a CDS encoding 3-hydroxyacyl-CoA dehydrogenase NAD-binding domain-containing protein: protein MSESGTIRWEQDETGVVTLVLDDPDQSANTMNQAFKDSISAVADRAAADQAGIRGIIVTSAKKTFFAGGDLRDMVRLRPEDARAAFDTTLAIKRSLRRIETLGKPVVAAINGAALGGGYEIALACHHRIALDAPGATVGLPEVTLGLLPAAGGVARTVRLLGVTDALLTVLLRGTRYTPQRALEAGLVHEVAATREKMLARARAFIDAHPESHQPWDVSGYKIPGGTPSNPGFAAHLPALPANLKKQLNGAPYPAPRNILAAAVEGSQVDFETAQVIESRYFTELVIGQTAKNMIQGFFFDLQAVESGANRPPGIEPRRVNRVAVLGAGMMGAGIAYACARAGIHVVLKDISQESADNGKAYTEALLTKALGRGRITETDRDMLLARITPTADPQALAGCDAVVEAVFEDTALKHKVFQEIERIVAPDALLCSNTSTLPITVLAEGVARPEDFIGLHFFSPVDRMPLVEIIKGGRTSDEALARAFDLVRQLRKTPIVVNDSRGFYTSRVIGTFINEGVAMVGEGADPASVEQAAAQAGYPAKVLALMDELTLTLPRKIRTETRRAVEEAGGTWDPHPADTVIDRMVGEFGRPGRSGGAGFYDYVDGKRTGLWPGLREHFKAAEPDAGIPFEDMKERMLFAEALDTVRCLEEGVLTSVADANIGSLMGIGFPAWTGGTVQYINGYDGGLPAFVARARQLADRYGKRFLPPAMLVETAERGESLTDGLRGVVE from the coding sequence ATGAGCGAGTCCGGCACCATCCGCTGGGAACAGGACGAGACCGGCGTCGTCACCCTCGTCCTCGACGACCCCGATCAGTCCGCCAACACCATGAACCAGGCCTTCAAGGACTCGATCTCGGCGGTCGCCGACCGTGCCGCCGCCGACCAGGCCGGCATCCGCGGCATCATCGTCACCTCCGCCAAGAAGACATTCTTCGCAGGCGGCGACCTCAGAGACATGGTGCGGCTCCGCCCGGAGGACGCCCGGGCCGCCTTCGACACCACCCTGGCGATCAAGCGATCCCTGCGCCGCATCGAGACCCTCGGGAAGCCCGTCGTCGCCGCCATCAACGGCGCCGCCCTCGGCGGCGGATACGAGATCGCGCTCGCGTGCCACCACCGCATCGCACTCGACGCGCCCGGCGCCACGGTCGGCCTTCCCGAGGTGACGCTCGGCCTGCTCCCGGCCGCCGGCGGCGTCGCCCGCACCGTACGGCTTCTCGGTGTCACCGACGCTCTGCTGACGGTGCTGCTCCGAGGCACGCGGTATACACCCCAGCGCGCGCTCGAGGCCGGCCTGGTCCACGAGGTCGCCGCCACGCGGGAGAAGATGCTCGCCAGAGCCCGCGCGTTCATCGACGCTCACCCCGAGTCGCACCAGCCGTGGGACGTCTCCGGGTACAAGATTCCCGGCGGCACCCCGTCGAACCCCGGATTCGCCGCCCACCTCCCGGCGTTGCCCGCCAACCTCAAGAAGCAGTTGAACGGCGCCCCCTATCCCGCGCCGCGTAACATCCTCGCCGCGGCGGTCGAGGGCTCCCAGGTCGACTTCGAGACCGCACAGGTCATCGAGTCCCGCTACTTCACCGAGCTGGTCATCGGACAGACCGCCAAGAACATGATCCAGGGGTTCTTCTTCGATCTCCAGGCGGTCGAATCCGGCGCCAACCGCCCGCCAGGCATCGAGCCGCGCCGAGTGAACAGGGTCGCCGTGCTCGGCGCCGGCATGATGGGCGCCGGCATCGCCTACGCCTGCGCCCGCGCCGGCATACACGTCGTCCTCAAAGACATCAGCCAGGAGTCGGCCGACAACGGCAAGGCCTACACCGAGGCCCTGCTCACCAAGGCCCTCGGGCGGGGTCGCATCACGGAAACCGACAGGGACATGCTGCTGGCCCGGATCACCCCCACCGCCGACCCGCAGGCGCTCGCCGGCTGCGACGCGGTCGTCGAGGCCGTCTTCGAGGACACCGCGCTCAAGCACAAGGTCTTCCAGGAAATCGAGCGCATCGTCGCCCCTGACGCGCTGCTCTGCTCCAACACCTCCACCCTGCCCATCACCGTTCTCGCCGAAGGCGTCGCACGACCCGAGGACTTCATCGGCCTGCACTTCTTCTCGCCCGTCGACAGGATGCCACTCGTCGAGATCATCAAAGGCGGACGCACCAGCGACGAAGCACTGGCCCGCGCCTTCGACCTGGTTCGGCAGCTCCGCAAGACCCCGATCGTCGTCAACGACTCCCGCGGCTTCTACACCTCGAGGGTCATCGGCACCTTCATCAACGAAGGCGTGGCGATGGTCGGCGAGGGTGCCGACCCCGCCTCGGTCGAACAGGCCGCCGCCCAGGCCGGCTACCCCGCCAAAGTCCTCGCCCTGATGGATGAACTGACCCTCACCCTGCCGCGAAAGATCCGCACCGAGACGAGGCGGGCGGTCGAGGAGGCCGGCGGCACCTGGGACCCGCACCCGGCCGACACGGTGATCGACCGCATGGTCGGCGAATTCGGCCGCCCCGGCCGCAGCGGCGGCGCCGGCTTCTACGACTATGTTGACGGCAAACGCACCGGCCTGTGGCCGGGCCTGCGTGAGCACTTCAAGGCCGCCGAGCCCGACGCGGGTATCCCCTTCGAGGACATGAAGGAACGGATGCTCTTCGCCGAGGCACTGGACACGGTCCGCTGCCTGGAAGAGGGCGTTCTCACCTCCGTCGCCGATGCCAACATCGGCTCGCTCATGGGCATCGGCTTCCCCGCCTGGACCGGCGGCACGGTGCAATACATCAACGGATACGACGGCGGCCTACCCGCCTTCGTGGCCCGGGCGCGGCAACTGGCCGACCGCTACGGCAAGCGGTTCCTCCCACCGGCGATGCTGGTGGAGACGGCCGAGCGCGGCGAGTCGCTGACCGACGGCCTCCGTGGCGTGGTCGAGTAG
- a CDS encoding acetyl-CoA C-acetyltransferase encodes MSTEAYVYDAIRTPRGRGKANGALHGTKPIDLVVGLIHELRRRFPGLDPAAVDDIVLGVVSPIGDQGSDIARIAAITAGLPHTVAGVQENRFCASGLEAVNLAAAKIRSGWEDLVLAGGVESMSRVPLGSDGGAWFADPMTNFETGFVPQGVGADLIATIDGFTRRDVDEYAALSQERAAAAWKDHRFDRSVVPLLDRAGLTVLDHDEHMRPGSTADSLATLRPSFADIGELGGFDAVALQQYHWIEKIDHVHHAGNSSGIVDGASLVAIGTKAVGERYGMTPRARIVSAAVSGSEPTIMLTGPAPATRKALAKAELSIDDIDLIEINEAFAAVVLHFARDLDLPLDKINVNGGAIAFGHPLGATGAMILGTLIDELERQDKRYGLATLCVGAGMGIATIVERL; translated from the coding sequence ATGAGTACCGAAGCATATGTGTACGACGCGATCCGCACTCCCCGCGGACGCGGCAAGGCCAACGGCGCCCTGCACGGCACCAAGCCGATCGACCTCGTCGTGGGTCTCATCCACGAACTTCGCCGCCGTTTCCCAGGACTGGACCCCGCTGCCGTCGATGACATCGTGCTCGGCGTCGTCAGCCCCATCGGCGACCAGGGCTCCGACATCGCCCGCATCGCCGCCATCACCGCCGGACTGCCCCACACCGTCGCCGGAGTCCAGGAGAACCGCTTCTGCGCCTCAGGCCTCGAAGCCGTCAACCTGGCCGCCGCCAAGATCCGCTCCGGCTGGGAGGACCTGGTGCTCGCCGGCGGCGTCGAATCGATGTCGCGTGTCCCCCTGGGGTCCGACGGCGGCGCCTGGTTCGCCGACCCGATGACCAACTTCGAGACCGGCTTCGTCCCCCAGGGCGTCGGCGCCGACCTCATCGCCACCATCGACGGCTTCACCCGCCGCGACGTCGACGAGTACGCCGCGCTCTCCCAGGAGCGGGCCGCCGCCGCGTGGAAGGACCACCGCTTCGACCGGTCCGTGGTCCCGCTCCTGGACCGCGCCGGACTGACCGTCCTCGACCACGACGAGCACATGCGGCCGGGCAGCACCGCCGACTCGCTCGCCACGCTCAGGCCGTCCTTCGCCGACATCGGCGAACTCGGCGGGTTCGACGCCGTCGCCCTGCAGCAGTACCACTGGATCGAGAAGATCGACCACGTCCACCACGCCGGAAACTCCTCCGGCATCGTCGACGGCGCCTCCCTCGTGGCCATCGGCACCAAGGCGGTCGGCGAGCGGTACGGGATGACGCCCCGCGCTCGGATCGTCTCCGCCGCCGTCTCCGGCTCCGAGCCGACCATCATGCTCACCGGTCCCGCCCCCGCCACCCGCAAGGCGCTCGCCAAGGCCGAACTGTCCATCGACGACATCGACCTCATCGAGATCAACGAGGCGTTCGCGGCCGTCGTCCTGCACTTCGCGCGCGACCTGGACCTGCCCCTCGACAAGATCAACGTCAACGGCGGGGCGATCGCCTTCGGCCACCCGCTCGGCGCCACCGGCGCCATGATCCTCGGCACGCTGATCGACGAACTCGAGCGTCAGGACAAGCGGTACGGCCTCGCCACGCTCTGCGTCGGCGCAGGCATGGGCATCGCCACGATCGTCGAGCGTCTCTGA
- a CDS encoding peptidoglycan-binding domain-containing protein — protein sequence MTTARIGLVAAALVVAGVGVQSSAQAAEPTPPPGQETTAKPRASSGVAAIRDCIDVANRDVGRGDTGNYVREVQCLLNWAINPSTFALIAVDGSFGPQTEAKVKKFQTCANALGAGLSVDGRVGPRTAPHLEWWAAHSAYIC from the coding sequence GTGACAACCGCACGGATCGGCCTCGTCGCCGCCGCGCTCGTGGTCGCCGGGGTGGGCGTGCAGAGCTCGGCGCAGGCCGCCGAGCCAACGCCGCCGCCGGGTCAGGAGACCACCGCGAAGCCCCGCGCGTCGTCCGGCGTGGCCGCCATCCGCGACTGCATCGACGTCGCCAACCGCGACGTCGGCCGGGGAGACACCGGCAACTACGTCCGCGAGGTGCAGTGCCTGCTGAACTGGGCCATCAATCCTTCGACGTTCGCGCTGATCGCCGTGGACGGTAGTTTCGGCCCGCAGACGGAGGCCAAGGTCAAGAAGTTCCAGACCTGCGCCAACGCCCTCGGTGCAGGACTGAGCGTGGACGGCCGCGTCGGCCCGAGGACCGCTCCCCACCTGGAGTGGTGGGCGGCCCATTCGGCCTACATCTGCTGA
- a CDS encoding sensor histidine kinase, whose protein sequence is MTTARRGRRVMRQLGLAVLVAVVSWGVDRLSFDPTWAYFDCESGSTWVLALIGGTVVLALVRLRFPATALVGAAAFFALWPAAGALLALTAFRAAGHVRPERRLRISVALAVLVDLAVAVACAQYGWTIVLAGHAVALLICVGLPFGVQVLLGKADRLVAALRERAHYLEDNYRLAHSAARLQERSRIAQEMHDQLGHRLSLISLYAGALELATTGTETAGSETYGGHEGKPEKAGREHTARTPAGLDEARLIRGTVHAAMQELRSTLGMLRSADPGEPLMQPLAQTGTKTDLALLVAESRSAGVPVALAWHGDDLADAPLPARSAAHRLVRECLTNMHRHAPGAEAAVVVERRPGRVRIEVSSGPPVLRGTAPCSAGTGLGLVGVQERVRLLGGVFSAGATAGGGFRVSAELPLADPTTPEGLPERPVAAGPTPVATRRGSGAHRRGVDDRRGIAVVLTVSLVGIPALVSAVLNGASFIVPGTDPYEDPPAGSIRIGMTQADVTTIVGEDDPLTRLAAKAVETRLPADSTCLYSLDWDGGENEVIVRYCFRVDRLVAMDEFPVRTGNQEPK, encoded by the coding sequence GTGACCACAGCGCGACGCGGCAGGCGGGTGATGCGGCAGCTCGGCCTGGCCGTGCTCGTCGCCGTGGTCAGTTGGGGTGTCGACCGGTTGTCGTTCGACCCGACGTGGGCCTACTTCGACTGTGAGTCCGGCTCGACCTGGGTCCTGGCGCTGATCGGCGGCACGGTTGTCCTCGCGCTTGTCCGGCTGAGGTTTCCGGCCACGGCCCTTGTCGGCGCTGCCGCCTTCTTCGCTCTCTGGCCCGCGGCCGGCGCGCTGCTGGCGTTGACGGCCTTCCGCGCCGCCGGGCATGTCCGACCGGAACGCCGGCTGCGGATCTCGGTCGCACTGGCCGTCCTGGTCGACCTCGCCGTCGCCGTTGCCTGCGCCCAATACGGCTGGACCATCGTGCTCGCCGGTCATGCCGTGGCGCTACTCATCTGCGTCGGTCTGCCGTTCGGGGTGCAGGTGCTGCTCGGCAAGGCGGACCGGCTCGTCGCGGCACTCCGCGAGCGGGCGCATTATCTGGAGGACAACTACCGGCTCGCGCATTCGGCCGCCCGGCTGCAGGAACGGTCCCGCATCGCCCAGGAGATGCACGATCAGCTCGGCCACCGGCTCAGCCTCATCTCGCTGTACGCCGGCGCGCTGGAACTCGCCACGACAGGCACCGAGACCGCCGGGAGCGAGACCTACGGGGGCCACGAAGGCAAGCCCGAGAAGGCGGGGCGCGAGCATACGGCGAGGACGCCGGCGGGGCTCGACGAGGCCCGGTTGATTCGTGGCACCGTACACGCCGCGATGCAGGAGCTCCGCTCGACGCTCGGCATGCTGCGCTCGGCCGACCCTGGCGAGCCGCTGATGCAGCCGTTGGCGCAGACCGGCACGAAGACGGACCTGGCCCTGCTGGTGGCGGAGTCCCGCTCGGCGGGCGTACCCGTGGCGTTGGCCTGGCACGGGGATGACCTCGCCGATGCTCCGTTGCCGGCCCGCAGCGCCGCGCACCGGCTCGTGCGGGAGTGCCTCACCAACATGCACCGCCACGCTCCCGGCGCGGAGGCGGCGGTGGTCGTCGAGCGGCGCCCGGGCCGGGTCCGGATCGAGGTCTCCAGCGGCCCGCCCGTGCTACGGGGGACAGCGCCGTGCTCCGCGGGTACCGGGCTGGGCCTGGTCGGTGTGCAGGAACGAGTGCGGCTCCTCGGCGGGGTCTTCTCCGCCGGCGCCACCGCGGGCGGCGGCTTCCGGGTGTCGGCCGAGCTACCGCTGGCCGACCCGACCACCCCGGAAGGCTTGCCGGAGCGGCCCGTGGCGGCCGGCCCGACGCCCGTGGCGACCAGGCGGGGAAGCGGCGCGCACCGGCGTGGGGTGGACGACCGTCGCGGAATCGCCGTCGTTCTCACCGTGAGCCTGGTCGGCATCCCGGCCCTGGTGTCCGCCGTGCTCAACGGCGCGTCGTTCATCGTGCCGGGGACCGATCCCTACGAAGATCCGCCGGCCGGGTCCATCCGGATCGGCATGACCCAGGCGGACGTCACGACCATCGTGGGTGAAGATGATCCGCTCACCCGCCTGGCCGCCAAGGCGGTGGAGACACGCTTACCAGCCGATTCCACCTGCCTCTACTCCCTGGATTGGGACGGTGGGGAGAACGAGGTGATCGTCCGGTACTGCTTCCGCGTCGACCGGCTCGTTGCCATGGACGAGTTCCCGGTCCGCACCGGGAATCAGGAACCGAAGTGA
- a CDS encoding response regulator, protein MTDATGPVRVLVADDEALVRAGLRMVLSHAGDVEVVGEAGDGAEALELAVGLAADVVLMDVRMPGMDGLTAAEQLAVRAPAIRVVMLTTFGEDEYVARALATGAAGFVLKDTGPQDLIHAVRAAANGHAILSPRVVRGLVDRYVTAGAGRAAEARRVVGLLTTRERDVLEMIGLGLSNAEAAERLYLGEGTVKTHVRHILIKLGCANRVQAALVARDAGLLPGD, encoded by the coding sequence GTGACCGATGCCACCGGCCCGGTACGGGTATTGGTCGCCGACGACGAGGCGCTGGTGCGGGCCGGCCTGCGCATGGTGTTGTCGCATGCCGGCGACGTCGAAGTCGTCGGGGAGGCCGGGGACGGCGCCGAGGCGCTCGAGCTCGCGGTCGGGTTGGCGGCCGACGTGGTCCTGATGGATGTGCGCATGCCGGGAATGGATGGCCTGACCGCGGCGGAGCAGTTGGCGGTCCGTGCGCCGGCGATCCGGGTCGTGATGCTGACGACCTTCGGAGAGGACGAGTACGTGGCGCGGGCGCTGGCCACGGGCGCCGCCGGTTTCGTGCTCAAGGACACCGGGCCGCAGGATCTCATCCACGCCGTCCGGGCCGCCGCGAACGGGCATGCGATCCTCTCGCCCCGGGTCGTCCGGGGGCTGGTCGACCGGTATGTGACGGCCGGTGCGGGCCGGGCGGCGGAGGCCCGGCGGGTGGTGGGACTGCTCACTACCCGTGAGCGGGACGTGCTGGAGATGATCGGCCTCGGACTGTCCAATGCCGAAGCCGCCGAGCGGCTCTACCTCGGCGAGGGCACGGTCAAGACGCACGTACGGCACATCCTCATCAAGCTCGGCTGCGCCAACCGGGTGCAGGCCGCGCTCGTCGCCCGGGACGCGGGGCTGCTGCCGGGGGACTGA
- a CDS encoding serine hydrolase has product MSDANHLVQSSSPLLDASHWQQRLDVLAEKHGVAGAVLGILHGDDMVQAASGVTNLRTGDPVHTDTVFQIGSITKVYTATAAAALRLVPRVVQRDLRRARRGHHAPAPAAAPGAAELRHRATRRHVPGT; this is encoded by the coding sequence ATGTCCGACGCGAACCACCTCGTCCAATCTTCATCGCCATTGCTCGATGCTTCACATTGGCAGCAGCGGTTGGATGTTCTTGCCGAGAAGCACGGCGTGGCCGGTGCAGTGCTGGGCATACTGCATGGCGACGACATGGTGCAGGCCGCATCGGGCGTGACGAACCTACGAACGGGCGATCCTGTCCACACCGACACGGTGTTCCAGATCGGCTCGATCACCAAGGTTTACACGGCCACGGCCGCGGCCGCGCTGCGTCTGGTCCCGCGCGTTGTACAGCGAGATCTTCGCCGAGCTCGCCGGGGTCACCATGCCCCCGCCCCTGCAGCCGCCCCAGGAGCCGCCGAACTTCGACACCGGGCGACACGCAGGCACGTACCTGGGACATGA